In Etheostoma spectabile isolate EspeVRDwgs_2016 chromosome 20, UIUC_Espe_1.0, whole genome shotgun sequence, the following are encoded in one genomic region:
- the orc3 gene encoding origin recognition complex subunit 3, whose protein sequence is MSTSSVSKGCFVFKPSAKKKKTLRLADHFIHGCEGAENSEKRFKLCQDLWDQIKTDTEVLQDELNRNILDSLLDFTRKCSSTRLLSDWASQMRASEIPTAALVLGVNVPDHDMTFQSLSDLLQQSVTPHVASVQAKECGALKHLMKRVLERLMGTVVTVDDEEEEAEQNSAQLHKSVHCSLSSLCHWYNTKTKKSNTGTPGKKRSSAVRDDPQQPPVVIIFKDLEAFNPRVLQDFILICSRYIERLPLMFIFGIATSPSTIQHMLPHSVSSLLCIELFQSLSCTQHLATVIDKLILTKQFPFKLNGKVMQVLISIFLYHDFSVRKFIKGIQLALLEHFHSQPLSILCCKKKEAVLNVMQLDHLDLERIRHLLSFKRYVEKQEPQEQVDLLTDDTHLKEVCQKLIKDLHKYHKNYYPILRCLHNLTSSLPRYPLGKQIRELHLICLEKNVWESEDYQSAMKLLKMLAKDELIALLQRCADILKPAKSKKIKSALVQLEDMLTKFKQLDTVAAEPPPTVEHSITSPLKNLQKKTDLAQLQKTLLEMNESRRSKKLSPFEVLRNEALEFIDSLVKSHLSPPESQILNEVCYYTSSATVRRHLNATPRTSIQAALNSPFYYLQNDRLKAEDGTVSNAAPDICIVYKLHLECGRLINLYDWLEAYATVVSAAEGNDPDSPDFGKVDEVKHARFIRAVSELEFLGFIKSTKQKTDHVARLTWGGC, encoded by the exons GGCTGCTTTGTTTTTAAGCCAAgtgcaaagaagaaaaagactcTCCGTTTGG CGGATCATTTCATCCATGGCTGTGAAGGTGCTGAGAACAGTGAAAAACGATTCAAACTTTGTCAGGATCTATGGGACCAAATTAAAACGGACACAGAG GTTTTACAGGATGAGCTCAACAGGAACATCTTGGACAGCTTGCTGGACTTCACGAGGAAGTGCTCATCCACTCGCCTACTCAGTGACTGGGCATCACAGATGAGAGCCAGTGAGATTCCCACAGCGGCTCTTGTGCTTG GTGTGAATGTCCCGGACCATGACATGACCTTCCAGAGTCTGTCTGACCTGCTCCAGCAGTCTGTTACTCCTCACGTGGCCTCCGTACAGGCCAAAGAGTGCGGAG CATTAAAGCATTTGATGAAGAGGGTCCTGGAGAGGTTGATGGGCACAgttgtgactgtggatgatgaggaagaggaggctgagCAGAACAGTGCTCAGCTCCACAAGAGCGTGCACTGCTCCCTCAGTTCACTCTGTCATTGgtataatacaaaaacaaag AAATCCAACACTGGTACTCCTGGAAAGAAACGTAGTTCTGCTGTCAGAGACGATCCGCAGCAGCCTCCCGTTGTAATTATTTTCAAAGATTTAGAGGCTTTCAACCCTAGAGTTCTTCAGGACTTCATACTCATCTGCAG CCGTTACATTGAACGTCTTCCCCTGATGTTTATCTTCGGTATCGCCACGTCACCCAGCACCATCCAACACATGCTGCCCCACTCTGTGTCCTCCCTGCTGTGTATTGAGCTCTTTCAGTCCCTCTCCTGTACACAGCACCTGGCCACAGTCATAGACAAG TTGATCCTGACAAAGCAGTTCCCTTTTAAACTCAACGGTAAGGTGATGCAGGTGCTGATCAGCATCTTCCTCTACCACGACTTCTCAGTGAGAAAGTTTATCAAGGGCATTCAG CTGGCCCTGCTGGAGCACTTTCACTCGCAGCCCCTCAGTATACTGTGCTGTAAGAAGAAGGAGGCCGTGCTTAATGTGATGCAGCTTGATCACCTCGACTTGGAGAGGATTAGGCACCTGCTGTCGTTCaagag GTATGTAGAGAAGCAGGAACCTCAGGAACAAGTGGATCTGTTGACGGATGACACTCATTTAAAG GAGGTGTGTCAAAAGCTGATAAAAGACCTTCACAAATATCACAAGAACTATTATCCCATCCTGAGGTGTCTCCACAATCTGACCTCATCCTTACCTCGGTACCCCCTCGGAAAACAG ATCAGAGAGCTCCATTTAATATGTCTGGAGAAGAATGTATGGGAGAGTGAGGATTACCAGTCAGCCATGAAGCTTCTGAA AATGCTGGCTAAAGATGAGCTGATCGCTTTGCTACAGAGATGTGCTGATATTCTGAAGCCTGCCAAGTCAAAGAAGATAAAGAGTGCTCTTGTCCAGCTGGAAGACATGCTGACCAAATTTAAGCAGTTGGACA CAGTAGCGGCTGAACCTCCCCCCACTGTGGAACACAGTATCACCTCTCCTTTAAAGAATCTTCAAAAGAAAACGGATTTGGCCCAGCTGCAGAAG ACGCTGCTGGAGATGAACGAGTCTCGGAGATCCAAGAAACTGAGTCCGTTCGAGGTTCTGCGAAATGAAGCCCTTGAGTTCATTGACAGCTTAGTGAA GAGTCACCTGTCTCCCCCAGAGTCTCAGATACTGAATGAAGTTTGCTACTACACTTCTTCCGCCACTGTGAGACGCCACCTCAACGCAACACCTCGCACCTCCATTCAGGCTGCACTCAACAGTCCCTTCTATTATCTTCAG AATGACCGCCTAAAGGCTGAGGATGGGACAGTCTCTAACGCTGCACCTGATATCTGCATCGTGTACAAACTCCATCTGGAGTGCGGCAGGCTGATTAACCTTTACGACTGGTTGGAA gCCTATGCCACTGTGGTTTCTGCTGCTGAGGGTAACGATCCAGATTCTCCAGATTTCGGGAAAGTGGATGAGGTCAAACA CGCTCGTTTCATCCGAGCCGTGTCGGAGCTCGAATTTCTGGGCTTCATCAAGTCCACCAAGCAGAAGACTGACCATGTGGCTCGACTCACCTGGGGCGGCTGCTGA
- the LOC116669890 gene encoding akirin-2, with protein MACGATLKRTMDFDPLMSPASPKRKRCIPVSPSSSSPRKYLSMEPSPFGESSSRLRAEQILNSIKQEYKRIQKRKHLDGGYHQSECGYSPGSPSQSSTMNGSSMPGTSSGSVSPTRKEQPLFTLRQVGMICERLLKEREEKVREEYEETMTSKLAEQYDTFVKFTHDQLMRRFGEQPASYVS; from the exons ATGGCGTGTGGAGCCACCCTGAAGAGGACCATGGATTTCGATCCGCTGATGAGTCCTGCGTCccctaaaagaaaaagatgtatCCCCGTGTCCCCATCGTCCTCATCCCCTAGGAAGTACCTTAGCATGGAGCCCTCGCCATTTGGGGAATCGTCGTCAAGGCTTAGAGCAG AACAAATCCTCAACAGCATCAAGCAGGAGTACAAACGCATTCAAAAGAGGAAGCATCTAGATGGAGGCTACCATCAGTCAGAGTGCGGCTATTCCCCAGGGTCCCCATCCCAGTCGTCTACTATGAATGGTTCCAGCATGCCAG GAACGTCCTCTGGAAGTGTTTCTCCTACTAGAAAAGAACAGCCATTATTCACCCTCAGACAAGTTGGAATGATCTGTGAACGCCtgctgaaagaaagagaagagaaggtgCGGGAGGAGTATGAGGAGACCATGACTTCAAAACTGGCAG aacaaTACGACACCTTTGTGAAGTTCACACATGATCAGTTAATGCGACGATTTGGGGAGCAACCTGCAAGCT ATGTTTCCTGA
- the LOC116669888 gene encoding cannabinoid receptor type 1B has translation MKSALQRVAGTTMSTLTTGVQYLGSNDAIYDDASIDSGLIKNRFHFEKPHSASISNSFPGLVPGNKEVIYSGLSPIFPTNVTDFLLSNGTSLSGGVAQCGEDFVDNMECFMILTPGQQLAVVILALTLGTFTVLENLMVLCVILHSQTLRSRPSYHFIGSLAVADLIGSIIFVYSFLDFHVLHRKDSPNIFLFKLAGVTASFTASVGSLFLTAIDRYISIHRPMSYKRIVTKTKAVIAFSVMWTISIVFSLLPLLGWNCKRLNSVCSDIFPLIDQKYLMFWIGMTTILVLFIIYAYMFILWKSHHHAVRMLSRSSQRSVIVYTAEGTKVQTVRPEQARMDLRLAKTLVLILVALIICWGPLLAIMVYDLFGKVNDFIKTVFAFCSMLTLLNSTVNPVIYAMRSKDLRRAFLNICHMCRGTTQRLDNSAESDWNSRSVRGTAGGAGKDGAGCGKTQVKVAQVTVSGVTETSTAEPV, from the coding sequence ATGAAGTCGGCTTTGCAAAGGGTAGCAGGCACCACAATGAGTACATTAACAACAGGTGTCCAGTATCTTGGCTCAAACGACGCGATCTACGACGACGCCTCCATTGACTCTGGTCTAATCAAGAACCGATTCCACTTTGAGAAGCCTCACTCTGCCTCGATTAGTAACTCCTTTCCCGGACTCGTCCCTGGAAATAAGGAGGTCATTTACAGTGGCCTCTCTCCCATTTTCCCCACAAATGTAACAGACTTTCTGCTGAGCAATGGCACCTCTCTCAGTGGAGGGGTGGCACAGTGTGGGGAGGACTTTGTGGACAACATGGAGTGTTTTATGATACTGACACCCGGTCAACAGCTTGCAGTCGTCATCCTGGCACTCACCCTGGGTACATTTACAGTGCTGGAAAACCTCATGGTGCTGTGTGTGATCCTACACTCCCAGACACTTCGATCTCGGCCTTCCTATCACTTCATAGGAAGCCTGGCTGTGGCTGATCTAATAGGCAGCATCATTTTTGTCTACAGCTTCCTGGATTTCCACGTCCTCCACAGGAAGGACAGCCCtaatattttccttttcaagCTGGCCGGGGTCACTGCCTCCTTCACCGCCTCTGTTGGCAGTCTGTTTCTCACTGCGATTGACCGCTACATCTCCATCCACAGGCCCATGTCGTACAAACGCATCGTCACAAAGACTAAAGCAGTTATTGCCTTCAGTGTGATGTGGACCATCTCTATCGTTTTCTCACTGCTGCCGCTGCTGGGGTGGAACTGCAAGCGTCTCAACTCAGTCTGCTCGGACATTTTCCCTCTAATCGACCAGAAGTACTTGATGTTCTGGATCGGGATGACAACTATCTTGGTCTTGTTCATCATCTACGCCTACATGTTCATCCTCTGGAAGTCACACCACCATGCTGTCCGCATGCTGAGCCGCAGCTCCCAGAGGAGTGTGATTGTCTACACTGCAGAGGGAACCAAAGTGCAGACAGTGAGGCCCGAGCAGGCCCGGATGGACCTCCGTCTAGCTAAAACCCTGGTTCTGATCCTGGTGGCCCTTATCATCTGCTGGGGCCCACTTCTAGCTATCATGGTTTACGACCTCTTTGGGAAGGTGAATGACTTCATCAAGACTGTGTTTGCTTTTTGCAGCATGCTCACCCTGCTCAACTCCACCGTGAACCCTGTGATCTACGCCATGAGGAGCAAGGACCTGCGCAGGGCCTTCCTCAACATCTGCCATATGTGCCGGGGAACGACGCAGCGTCTGGACAACAGCGCAGAGAGTGACTGGAACAGCAGGAGTGTGAGAGGCACAGCAGGTGGGGCGGGGAAAGATGGCGCCGGTTGTggaaagactcaagtaaaagtagcccAGGTTACTGTTTCTGGAGTGACTGAGACTTCTACTGCAGAGCCAGTCTAA